Proteins encoded within one genomic window of Drosophila willistoni isolate 14030-0811.24 chromosome XL unlocalized genomic scaffold, UCI_dwil_1.1 Seg141, whole genome shotgun sequence:
- the LOC6649152 gene encoding beta-1,3-galactosyltransferase brn, with protein sequence MRMRGRRLLPIVLSLLIIILLCISYFSNHLHESSSSSSSSEESDEFLVHLPDGESEATTVANGPQAGPLLNLTDFAYLLPSNVCRSADKELLAVLIVTSYGGHDSLRAAHRQAIPQSKLAEMGLQRIFLLAALPKRERFLTQAQLVSEQTRFGDLLQGNFIEDYRNLSYKHVMGLRWAATECERRAKFIIKLDDDIIYDVFHLRRYLESLEVSQPTLATSNTLLAGYVLDAKPPIRLRANKWFVTRQEYPHALYPAYLSGWLYITNVPTAARLVAEAERLPIFWIDDTWLTGVVRQQLGIPLKRHNDWFSPNSENLDCCVRDLKMHNFECEYSVGPNGADAKLLIEFLHNVEKCYFDECIKRPPGKSLKQTCVAAVKHPVPEHGVAQVKALKLR encoded by the exons ATGCGCATGCGCGGCCGCAGATTGCTTCCAATTGTATTATCACTGCTGATCATAATTCTATTGTGCATCAGCTATTTCTCGAATCATTTGCATGAGAGTTCATCGTCTTCCTCATCCTCCGAAGAGAGTGATGAGTTTCTGGTCCATCTACCAGATGGTGAGAGCGAGGCGACAACAGTTGCAAATGGACCACAGGCAGGTCCTTTGCTGAATCTCACCGACTTTGCCTATCTCCTGCCAAGTAATGTGTGTCGCAGTGCTGACAAAGAGCTCTTGG CTGTTTTGATTGTCACCTCCTATGGGGGCCACGATTCACTGCGTGCCGCCCACCGTCAGGCTATTCCGCAAAGCAAATTGGCTGAAATGGGTCTGCAACGGATCTTTCTACTGGCCGCTCTGCCGAAACGGGAGCGTTTCCTAACTCAGGCTCAGCTTGTTAGTGAGCAGACACGTTTTGGCGATTTGTTGCAGGGTAACTTTATTGAGGATTATCGCAATCTCAGCTACAAGCATGTGATGGGTCTTCGGTGGGCCGCCACCGAATGCGAGCGTCGAGCCAAGTTTATTATCAAACTGGACGATGATATTATTTATGATGTCTTTCATCTACGACGGTATCTGGAGTCTCTGGAGGTTAGCCAACCTACGTTGGCCACGTCGAATACTCTTCTGGCCGGTTATGTGCTGGACGCCAAGCCACCCATACGCCTTCGAGCCAACAAGTGGTTTGTGACGCGCCAAGAGTATCCGCATGCCCTCTATCCGGCCTATCTATCCGGTTGGCTGTATATCACCAATGTGCCAACAGCCGCCCGACTTGTGGCCGAAGCCGAACGGTTGCCTATATTTTGGATTGATGACACCTGGTTGACAGGCGTGGTGCGACAACAATTGGGCATACCACTTAAACGGCACAACGATTGGTTCTCACCGAATTCAGAGAACTTGGACTGCTGTGTCCGGGATCTGAAGATGCATAACTTTGAGTGTGAATATTCAGTGGGTCCTAATGGTGCGGATGCTAAATTGCTTATAGAATTTCTACATAATGTGGAGAAATGTTATTTTGATGAGTGCATTAAACGGCCACCTGGTAAATCCCTCAAACAGACTTGCGTGGCGGCTGTAAAGCATCCAGTGCCGGAACACGGGGTCGCTCAAGTGAAAGCCCTTAAACTAAGATGA
- the LOC6649153 gene encoding uncharacterized protein LOC6649153: MKTMHSTTNNRRIHTAAIPMRLLMISALVGLLVALPGQAAARMAFEKLTDFDFAGTTYYSVKNLSLYECQGWCREEADCQAAAFSFVVNPLSPSQETHCQLQNDSSAANPSAAPQRSANMYYMVKLQLRSENVCHRPWSFERVPNKVIRGLDNALIYTSTKEACLSACLNEKRFICRSVEYDYNNMKCVLSDSDRRSSGQFVQLVDAQGTDYFENLCLKPTQACKNTRTFANARMGVSEEKVAQYVGLHYYTDKELQVTSESACRLACEIESEFLCRSFLYLGQPQGAQYNCRLYHLDHKTLPDGPSTYLNHERPLIDHGEPIGQYFENQCEKSAAGGSLPGTQDKVDTGTLPVSLDTIEDPNLTNLTRNDVNCDKTGTCYDVSVHCKDTRIAVQVRTNKPFNGRIYALGRSETCNIDVINSDAFRLDLTMAGQDCNTQSVTGVYSNTVVLQHHSVVMTKADKIYKVKCTYDMSSKNITFGMMPIRDPEMIHINSSPEAPPPRIRILDTRQREVETVRIGDRLNFRIEIPEDTPYGIFARSCVAMAKDARTSFKIIDDDGCPTDPIIFPGFTADGNALQSTYEAFRFTESYGVIFQCNVKYCLGPCEPAVCEWNAESFESLGRRRRRSIESNETKSEDDMNISQEILVLDFGDEKREFFKADPSTDFAKDKTVTIIEPCPTKTSVLALAVTCALMILLYISTLFCYYMKKWMQPHKIVA; encoded by the exons ATGAAAACGATGCATTCGACAACGAACAACAGAAGAATACACACAGCAGCCATCCCCATGCGCTTGTTGATGATCTCGGCCCTGGTGGGTCTACTGGTGGCCTTGCCCGGCCAGGCAGCAGCCCGCATGGCCTTCGAGAAGTTGACAGATTTCGATTTCGCTGGAACCACCTACTACAGCGTTAAGAATCTATCGTTGTACGAGTGCCAGGGATGGTGCCGAGAGGAGGCCGATTGCCAGGCAGCTGCATTCAGTTTTGTGGTGAATCCATTGTCCCCCTCGCAAGAGACCCACTGTCAGTTGCAGAACGATTCGTCGGCGGCCAATCCATCGGCGGCCCCACAGCGTTCAGCCAATATGTATTATATGGTAAAATTGCAATTGCGCAGCGAGAATGTTTGCCATCGTCCGTGGTCGTTTGAGCGTGTTCCCAACAAGGTGATACGCGGATTGGACAATGCCCTCATCTATACCAGCACTAAGGAGGCTTGTCTGTCGGCCTGTCTCAATGAGAAGCGTTTCATTTGCCGTTCGGTGGAATATGATTACAATAACATGAAATGCGTGCTAAGCGATTCGGATAGACGCAGTTCGGGTCAATTTGTTCAACTGGTTGATGCCCAGGGTACCGATTACTTTGAGAATCTATGCTTGAAGCCCACTCAGGCCTGTAAGAACACACGCACATTTGCCAATGCTCGCATGGGTGTGTCCGAGGAGAAAGTGGCCCAATATGTGGGACTCCATTACTATACCGACAAGGAATTGCAAGTGACATCGGAATCGGCCTGTCGTCTGGCATGTGAAATCGAATCGGAATTCCTGTGCCGCTCCTTCTTGTATTTGGGTCAACCACAGGGTGCTCAATACAATTGCCGGCTATATCACTTGGATCACAAGACTCTGCCCGATGGACCATCGACCTATTTGAATCATGAGCGTCCTCTTATCGATCATGGTGAACCAATTGGACAGTATTTCGAGAATCAATGTGAGAAATCCGCTGCCGGAGGCTCATTGCCGGGCACACAAGACAAGGTGGATACAGGAACTCTGCCCGTTAGTCTGGACACTATTGAGGATCCTAATCTAACGAATCTGACGCGTAACGATGTCAACTGCGACAAGACTGGCACTTGCTATGATG TCTCTGTTCATTGCAAGGACACACGTATTGCAGTGCAAGTGAGAACCAATAAACCATTCAATGGACGCATCTATGCCTTGGGTCGCTCGGAGACTTGTAATATTGATGTTATCAACTCGGATGCCTTCCGTCTCGATTTGACCATGGCTGGACAGGATTGTAACACCCAGAGTGTG actGGCGTTTACTCGAACACGGTTGTCCTGCAACATCATAGTGTCGTCATGACCAAGGCTGATAAGATCTACAAGGTCAAATGTACTTATGACATGAGCTCCAAGAACATCACATTCGGCATGATGCCCATCCGCGATCCTGAAATGATTCACATCAACTCATCGCCCGAGGCCCCACCACCAAGGATTCGCATTCTGGATACACGTCAACGTGAAGTGGAGACAGTGCGCATTGGCGATCGCCTCAATTTCCGCATCGAGATACCAGAAGACA CTCCCTACGGTATCTTTGCCCGGTCCTGTGTCGCCATGGCCAAGGATGCACGCACCAGCTTCAAAATCATCGATGACGACGGCTGTCCCACCGATCCCATCATCTTCCCCGGTTTCACTGCCGATGGCAATGCATTGCAATCGACCTATGAGGCATTCCGTTTCACCGAAAGCTATGGCGTCATATTCCAATGTAATGTCAAATACTGCCTGGGTCCTTGCGAGCCAGCTGTGTGTGAATGGAATGCAGAATCCTTCGAATCATTGGGCAGAAGGCGTCGTCGTTCCATCGAGAG TAATGAGACTAAGAGCGAGGATGATATGAACATCTCACAGGAAATTCTGGTCTTGGACTTTGGTGATGAGAAGAGAGAATTCTTCAAGGCAGATCCCAGCACAGATTTTGCCAAAG ACAAAACTGTCACCATTATCGAGCCATGCCCCACAAAGACATCTGTGCTGGCACTGGCTGTCACTTGTGCATTGATGATCCTGCTCTACATCTCTACCTTGTTCTGCTACTACATGAAGAAGTGGATGCAGCCCCACAAGATTGTAGCATAA